One part of the Dermacentor silvarum isolate Dsil-2018 chromosome 6, BIME_Dsil_1.4, whole genome shotgun sequence genome encodes these proteins:
- the LOC119455796 gene encoding facilitated trehalose transporter Tret1 produces the protein MKTHADSRGMGSIDFMPLQNTAANGVPKSAKPSNVDYSPGFLKGNDTADGQPNCDAAKAAAARRRLSFCVAAAYLAMTSAGLMCAYSSPALPDIRQRFGLTEDEATWFGSLVLPGAVLGGLIGGQLVNLMGRRKTMVTVAVWFVSGWICIILAPSTPWLFVGRFLTGGGMGTAAPATSVYLSEVSPAHLRGLLNTGCNLLMAVGILMGYVMGKWLYYTWLAVACLVPAFVSGTAFALYVQESPRWLVLKGRRGQALETLKFYRGPRVDEEFSSLERSAADVPGLTLAEMRKPHIYKPFLYSLLPMFMQQAGAINVVLFYAKYIFDEAGASLESDNCSIILGGVTVVTFFVATILADRAGRKALLIASAVITVIGLGLLGLYFHLKEVNGEEFSKQYGWFPLLAIGLYAVGHSLGLGPLPFVILGEMIPLKAKGVASSICTAFLFATGFLVVKEHFDIQHLLGTAGAYWLYGALVVVAFVPFVVFVPETKGKSLEEIEKLFSGSGSEPAIFLKDADDAKLNRL, from the exons GCAACGACACCGCGGACGGGCAACCGAACTGTGATGCGGCCaaggcggcggccgctcggcgccGTCTCTCCTTTTGCGTGGCTGCCGCCTACCTCGCCATGACGTCAGCGGGTCTCATGTGTGCCTATTCGTCACCAGCGCTGCCAGACATCCGACAGCGGTTCGGCCTCACCGAGGACGAGGCCACGTGGTTCGGGTCTCTCGTGCTGCCCGGCGCAGTGCTGGGAGGTCTCATCGGAG GTCAACTAGTAAACTTAATGGGGCGCCGGAAGACCATGGTCACAGTCGCCGTGTGGTTCGTGTCCGGCTGGATATGTATCATCCTGGCACCGTCAACGCCGTGGCTCTTTGTCGGCCGTTTTCTGACCGGCGGCGGCATGGGCACGGCGGCGCCTGCTACTTCGGTGTACCTGTCGGAAGTGTCTCCAGCACACCTTCGAGGCCTGCTGAACACGGGTTGCAACTTGCTCATGGCCGTGGGAATTCTGATGGGCTACGTGATGGGCAAGTGGCTCTATTACACGTGGCTCGCCGTAGCCTGCCTCGTGCCGGCTTTCGTATCGGGCACGGCATTCGCCCTCTACGTACAGGAATCACCTCGATGGCTCGTCTTAAAGGGCCGTCGCGGCCAGGCTTTAGAAACGCTGAAGTTCTACAGGGGCCCACGCGTCGACGAAGAGTTCAGCTCACTGGAGCGCAGCGCTGCCGACGTACCGGGTCTCACGTTGGCCGAGATGCGGAAACCACACATCTACAAACCCTTCTTGTACTCCCTTCTGCCCATGTTCATGCAGCAGGCTGGCGCCATCAACGTTGTGCTCTTTTACGCCAAGTACATCTTCGACGAGGCTGGCGCGTCCTTGGAGTCCGACAACTGTTCGATCATCCTGGGAGGCGTTACCGTGGTAACGTTCTTCGTGGCCACCATCCTCGCCGACAGAGCTGGACGCAAGGCACTGTTGATAGCGTCGGCGGTCATTACCGTGATCGGTCTTGGACTCCTCGGCCTGTACTTCCACCTGAAGGAGGTGAACGGCGAAGAATTTTCCAAGCAGTACGGCTGGTTTCCCCTTCTCGCCATCGGCCTGTATGCCGTGGGACATTCGCTAGGGCTGGGCCCGCTGCCGTTCGTGATTCTTGGGGAAATGATCCCGCTCAAGGCTAAAGGTGTGGCTTCCAGCATATGCACGGCATTTCTGTTCGCGACCGGGTTTCTGGTGGTCAAGGAGCACTTCGACATTCAACACCTTCTGGGCACAGCCGGCGCGTACTGGCTCTACGGTGCGCTGGTCGTGGTTGCGTTCGTGCCCTTTGTCGTGTTTGTGCCGGAGACAAAGGGCAAGAGTCTCGAGGAGATTGAAAAACTTTTCAGTGGCAGCGGCTCGGAGCCGGCAATTTTCTTGAAAGATGCGGATGATGCGAAACTGAACAGACTCTAG